The following proteins are co-located in the Pseudomonas sp. ATCC 13867 genome:
- the tyrS gene encoding tyrosine--tRNA ligase, with protein MKSVEEQLALIQRGADEILVEAELIEKLKRGQPLRIKAGFDPTAPDLHLGHTVLINKLRQFQELGHQVIFLIGDFTGMIGDPSGKSVTRPPLTREQVLENAETYKAQVFKILDPAKTEVAFNSTWMDQLSPADFIRLASQYTVARMLERDDFSKRYASNQSIAIHEFLYPLVQGYDSVALRADVELGGTDQKFNLLMGRELQRAYDQEPQCILTMPLLEGLDGVKKMSKSLGNYIGIQEAPGVMYSKLVSIPDTLMWRYFELLSFRSMEEIEDFKKDVDSGANPRDIKIKLAEEIVARFHGEEAAASAHKSAGNRLKDGELPADLPEVEVAAAEDLPIGAVLNKAGLVKNSAVARDLLSSSGVRVDGEVVDRSFVFKIGAVHVVQAGKKAFARVSLVAE; from the coding sequence ATGAAGTCGGTCGAAGAGCAGCTGGCGCTGATCCAGCGCGGAGCAGACGAAATTCTCGTGGAAGCCGAGCTGATCGAAAAGCTCAAGCGCGGCCAGCCCCTGCGTATCAAGGCCGGATTCGACCCGACCGCCCCCGATCTGCACCTCGGTCACACTGTTCTTATTAATAAGCTGCGCCAGTTCCAGGAGCTGGGGCACCAGGTGATCTTCCTGATCGGTGACTTCACTGGGATGATCGGTGACCCCAGTGGGAAAAGTGTTACCCGTCCACCCCTCACTCGCGAGCAGGTTCTCGAGAACGCCGAGACCTACAAGGCTCAGGTCTTCAAGATTCTCGACCCCGCAAAGACCGAGGTAGCCTTCAATTCCACCTGGATGGACCAGCTTTCCCCCGCTGATTTCATCCGCCTGGCTTCCCAGTACACCGTTGCTCGCATGCTGGAACGCGATGATTTCAGCAAACGCTATGCCAGCAATCAGTCCATCGCTATCCACGAGTTCCTTTATCCGCTGGTTCAGGGCTACGACTCCGTCGCGCTGCGCGCCGATGTCGAGTTGGGTGGCACTGACCAGAAGTTCAACCTGCTGATGGGGCGGGAACTGCAGCGTGCCTACGATCAGGAGCCGCAGTGCATCCTGACCATGCCGCTGCTGGAAGGCCTGGACGGCGTGAAGAAGATGTCCAAGTCCCTGGGCAACTACATTGGCATCCAGGAAGCGCCGGGCGTCATGTACAGCAAGCTGGTTTCCATCCCGGATACCCTGATGTGGCGTTACTTCGAGCTGCTGAGCTTCCGTTCTATGGAAGAGATCGAGGACTTCAAGAAAGACGTCGACTCGGGTGCCAATCCGCGTGACATCAAGATCAAGCTGGCCGAAGAGATCGTGGCTCGCTTTCATGGCGAGGAGGCGGCCGCTTCGGCGCACAAGTCCGCGGGTAACCGCCTGAAGGATGGCGAACTGCCGGCAGACCTGCCGGAAGTGGAAGTTGCTGCGGCGGAAGACCTGCCGATCGGCGCTGTCCTTAATAAGGCGGGCCTGGTGAAGAACTCCGCGGTTGCTCGCGACCTGCTGTCGTCTAGCGGTGTGCGCGTAGACGGGGAGGTCGTGGATCGCAGCTTCGTCTTCAAGATTGGCGCTGTTCATGTTGTCCAGGCCGGCAAGAAAGCCTTTGCTCGCGTCTCCTTGGTGGCCGAGTAA